One Hemibagrus wyckioides isolate EC202008001 linkage group LG07, SWU_Hwy_1.0, whole genome shotgun sequence DNA segment encodes these proteins:
- the lrrcc1 gene encoding leucine-rich repeat and coiled-coil domain-containing protein 1 isoform X2 has translation MADGELSLIDKNISSLLEVPLKPTITSLNLHCNRLSKIEGLATAWHLRHLDLSSNHIARIEGLGALSSLRTLNLSCNSISKVEGLNGLVNLTRLNLAYNQINDLTGLLHLHGTAYKLKHLQLHSNRLDDMNHLLQCMVGLHNLRDVTLRMDGADNPVSRLPGYREMVLQPLQQISILDGEDRLGKPTSPKDESPMDIPGLDDFLEYLISTDSSVQIDASVPTPRIDQVLTQFRHRNRVLNVPAESAVQEHSGNQINELRIKKLEQQVSQLFQKTPVADGSNACSALQSVVWKAKRDTDLTSESEYDSTKENLQHSRVRRPKITTAKKLVKGKHSDSEATTQKHRSLNFTAGSGQRAAVQTVGVTQRAKKGLRACQATPDKNSNDTQQETYRVIVEERDQERERRWKAEQAVKKLTEQVKGLQTRATEEKELQSLALHTTDRLKELLLKERSGRTAFQSRVEELEERCANAAQQLEQQRSHEAQYKDALHRLQESVSQQEALRATQQVEEMKRKQELENRCAVLRREVEILRASVRQHKDKLQHLQELLTSREEAHRKELASRLIPGSAEFREAVTKEVEAVEQRHTQRHSEMEQKLVDAQHQYATLEDEFRMALTIEANRFSEVKEGFEQVSAELAEVKIALTSSQQREKQSGSLVQELTAMVKEQKTRIADLIKAKRDAVTELKARVRTLEAGAEDDRRLSVQLELLKKDKSRLLSQLSAQETVIEGLRAERRLWGQELAQQGASLAQDRGRLEAKIEVLTTELETQKKQNQRDNDSLKIKTKIVDDQTETIRKLKEAVQERDEQLRALHEENLQVQRKFQKELEDEMASAAELRDAVNKLSLRKEELKQQLLDKEAEMDELKDAYSASSRKWQDKADLLTKLESQVKRMKEGFDAKEKALLEERDKAVRGHKAAVEKLHNVDDAFRRQLESLQASHQAELLRLANDKQKQIEQANQRVLQVEEEMRQLLEETERNKMAMEEKMRRLTSVLKDF, from the exons TTTATTAGAGGTTCCATTGAAGCCCACTATCACATCTTTAAATCTACACTGTAATCGACTGTCAAAGATCGAAGGGTTGGCAACAGCATGGCATTTACGACATTTGGACCTTTCATCAAATCACATTGCACGTATCGAGGGCCTTGGTGCCCTTTCTTCATTGCGTACCTTAAACTTGTCTTGTAACAGCATCAGCAAAGTGGAAG GTCTTAATGGACTTGTAAACCTTACAAGGCTCAACTTGGCTTATAATCAAATAAACGACCTCACTG GTCTCTTACATCTGCATGGGACTGCTTACAAATTGAAACACCTCCAGCTTCATAGCAATCGACTGGACGACATGAATCATCTGCTGCAATGCATGGTGGGACTGCACAATCTGAGAGATGTCACTCTCAGAATGGATGGTGCTGATAATCCTGTCTCCCGTCTGCCAG GCTACAGGGAGATGGTGCTGCAGCCCTTGCAACAAATCTCTATTCTTGATGGAGAAGATAGGTTGGGAAAACCCACTTCACCCAAGGATGAGAGCCCGATGGACATCCCAGGACTGGACGATTTTCTGGAGTATCTGATTTCAACTGACAGTAGT GTCCAGATAGATGCTTCTGTCCCCACCCCGCGGATTGACCAGGTTCTGACACAGTTTCGGCATCGCAATAGAGTTTTAAATGTGCCTGCTGAATCAGCAGTTCAGGAGCACTCAGGGAACCAGATAAATGAGCTCCGAATTAAAAAGTTGGAGCAGCAGGTGTCCCAACTCTTCCAGAAG ACTCCGGTGGCTGACGGCAGTAATGCGTGCTCTGCATTGCAGTCTGTGGTATGGAAGGCAAAAAGGGACACAGATCTCACATCAGAGAGTGAGTATGACAGCACAAAAGAGAATCTGCAGCACTCCAGAGTCCGCCGACCCAAAATCACAACAGCAAAGAAGCTGGTAAAAGGCAAACACTCTGACAG TGAAGCAACCACACAAAAGCACAGGAGTTTAAACTTCACTGCTGGCTCTGGGCAGAGGGCAGCAGTCCAAACTGTGGGGGTAACACAAAGAGCAAAGAAAGGCCTCAGAGCATGCCAGGCCACTCCAGACAAAAACTCTAATGACACACAACAGGAGACTTACAGG gtgataGTGGAAGAGCGGGATCAGGAGAGGGAACGGCGCTGGAAAGCAGAGCAGGCTGTGAAGAAGCTCACAGAGCAGGTGAAGGGACTGCAAACACGGGCTACAGAAGAGAAAGAACTCCAGAGCCTGGCCTTGCACACAACTGATAG GCTGAAAGAGTTGTTGCTGAAGGAGCGTTCAGGGCGGACAGCATTTCAGTCTCGAGTAGAGGAGCTAGAGGAACGATGTGCAAATGCAGCACAACAACTAGAGCAACAGCGCAGCCATGAGGCACAATACAAGGATGCACTGCACAGATTGCAGGAGAGTGTCTCACAACAAGAGGCCCTCAGGGCCACTCAGCAGGTTGAGGAG ATGAAGAGAAAGCAAGAGCTGGAGAACAGATGTGCTGTTCTAAGAAGAGAGGTAGAAATACTTAGAGCCTCTGTGCGGCAGCATAAAGATAAACTACAGCATCTGCAAGAGCTGCTGACCTCAAGAGAGGAAGCACACAG GAAGGAGCTGGCTTCACGGCTCATTCCAGGTAGTGCTGAGTTTCGTGAAGCTGTGACAAAGGAAGTGGAGGCTGTGGAGCAgagacacactcagagacacagtgagatGGAGCAGAAACTGGTTGATGCCCAGCACCAGTATGCCACCCTGGAGGATGAGTTCCGCATGGCTTTAACCATCGAAGCTAATCGTTTCTCTGAG GTGAAAGAGGGCTTTGAACAAGTTTCTGCTGAGCTTGCTGAGGTGAAGATAGCTTTGACCTCGTCTCAGCAGAGAGAGAAGCAGTCAGGCTCTCTAGTGCAGGAGCTCACAGCGATGGTGAAGGAGCAGAAAACCCGCATTGCTGACCTCATCAAAGCCAAACGTGATGCTGTAACAGAATTAAAG GCAAGAGTGCGGACTCTGGAGGCAGGAGCAGAGGATGACAGGCGTCTAAGTGTGCAACTGGAACTTCTGAAGAAGGACAAATCCAGGCTGCTCTCGCAGCTCAGTGCACAGGAGACTGTGATAGAAGGACTTAGAGCAGAGAGAAGGCTCTGGGGACAGGAGCTTGCTCAGCAAG GAGCATCTCTTGCCCAGGACAGAGGTCGCTTGGAAGCCAAAATTGAGGTCCTGACCACTGAGCTGGAGACCCAGAAAAAACAGAATCAGAGAGACAACGACTCACTAAAGATCAAAACGAAGATAGTGGATGATCAGACAGAGACAATCCGCAAGCTAAAAGAG GCAGTGCAGGAAAGGGATGAGCAGCTACGGGCTCTTCACGAGGAGAATCTGCAGGTACAGAGAAAGTTTCAGAAGGAGCTAGAGGATGAGATGGCCTCAGCAGCAGAGCTCCGAGATGCCGTGAACAAACTCAGTCTCAGAAAAGAGGAGCTCAAGCAACAGCTCCTTGACAAGGAGGCTGAGATGGATGAGCTCAAAGATGCCTACAG TGCCTCAAGTCGGAAATGGCAGGATAAAGCAGACCTGCTGACCAAACTGGAGAGCCAGGTGAAGCGTATGAAGGAGGGTTTCGATGCTAAAGAGAAAGCACTACTGGAAGAAAGGGATAAAGCTGTCCGGGGCCACAA GGCAGCGGTTGAGAAACTTCACAATGTGGATGATGCTTTCCGTAGACAGCTGGAGTCCCTGCAAGCTTCCCATCAGGCTGAGCTGCTCCGATTGGCTAATGACAAACAGAAGCAAATAGAACAGGCCAATCAGAGG GTGCTTCAGGTGGAGGAAGAAATGAGGCAGCTCCTGGAAGAAACGGAGAGAAACAAAATGGCAATGGAGGAGAAAATGAGACGCCTCACCAGTGTGCTCAAAGACTTCTAA
- the lrrcc1 gene encoding leucine-rich repeat and coiled-coil domain-containing protein 1 isoform X1, whose product MADGELSLIDKNISSLLEVPLKPTITSLNLHCNRLSKIEGLATAWHLRHLDLSSNHIARIEGLGALSSLRTLNLSCNSISKVEGLNGLVNLTRLNLAYNQINDLTGLLHLHGTAYKLKHLQLHSNRLDDMNHLLQCMVGLHNLRDVTLRMDGADNPVSRLPGYREMVLQPLQQISILDGEDRLGKPTSPKDESPMDIPGLDDFLEYLISTDSSVNIEPVQIDASVPTPRIDQVLTQFRHRNRVLNVPAESAVQEHSGNQINELRIKKLEQQVSQLFQKTPVADGSNACSALQSVVWKAKRDTDLTSESEYDSTKENLQHSRVRRPKITTAKKLVKGKHSDSEATTQKHRSLNFTAGSGQRAAVQTVGVTQRAKKGLRACQATPDKNSNDTQQETYRVIVEERDQERERRWKAEQAVKKLTEQVKGLQTRATEEKELQSLALHTTDRLKELLLKERSGRTAFQSRVEELEERCANAAQQLEQQRSHEAQYKDALHRLQESVSQQEALRATQQVEEMKRKQELENRCAVLRREVEILRASVRQHKDKLQHLQELLTSREEAHRKELASRLIPGSAEFREAVTKEVEAVEQRHTQRHSEMEQKLVDAQHQYATLEDEFRMALTIEANRFSEVKEGFEQVSAELAEVKIALTSSQQREKQSGSLVQELTAMVKEQKTRIADLIKAKRDAVTELKARVRTLEAGAEDDRRLSVQLELLKKDKSRLLSQLSAQETVIEGLRAERRLWGQELAQQGASLAQDRGRLEAKIEVLTTELETQKKQNQRDNDSLKIKTKIVDDQTETIRKLKEAVQERDEQLRALHEENLQVQRKFQKELEDEMASAAELRDAVNKLSLRKEELKQQLLDKEAEMDELKDAYSASSRKWQDKADLLTKLESQVKRMKEGFDAKEKALLEERDKAVRGHKAAVEKLHNVDDAFRRQLESLQASHQAELLRLANDKQKQIEQANQRVLQVEEEMRQLLEETERNKMAMEEKMRRLTSVLKDF is encoded by the exons TTTATTAGAGGTTCCATTGAAGCCCACTATCACATCTTTAAATCTACACTGTAATCGACTGTCAAAGATCGAAGGGTTGGCAACAGCATGGCATTTACGACATTTGGACCTTTCATCAAATCACATTGCACGTATCGAGGGCCTTGGTGCCCTTTCTTCATTGCGTACCTTAAACTTGTCTTGTAACAGCATCAGCAAAGTGGAAG GTCTTAATGGACTTGTAAACCTTACAAGGCTCAACTTGGCTTATAATCAAATAAACGACCTCACTG GTCTCTTACATCTGCATGGGACTGCTTACAAATTGAAACACCTCCAGCTTCATAGCAATCGACTGGACGACATGAATCATCTGCTGCAATGCATGGTGGGACTGCACAATCTGAGAGATGTCACTCTCAGAATGGATGGTGCTGATAATCCTGTCTCCCGTCTGCCAG GCTACAGGGAGATGGTGCTGCAGCCCTTGCAACAAATCTCTATTCTTGATGGAGAAGATAGGTTGGGAAAACCCACTTCACCCAAGGATGAGAGCCCGATGGACATCCCAGGACTGGACGATTTTCTGGAGTATCTGATTTCAACTGACAGTAGTGTGAATATCGAGCCG GTCCAGATAGATGCTTCTGTCCCCACCCCGCGGATTGACCAGGTTCTGACACAGTTTCGGCATCGCAATAGAGTTTTAAATGTGCCTGCTGAATCAGCAGTTCAGGAGCACTCAGGGAACCAGATAAATGAGCTCCGAATTAAAAAGTTGGAGCAGCAGGTGTCCCAACTCTTCCAGAAG ACTCCGGTGGCTGACGGCAGTAATGCGTGCTCTGCATTGCAGTCTGTGGTATGGAAGGCAAAAAGGGACACAGATCTCACATCAGAGAGTGAGTATGACAGCACAAAAGAGAATCTGCAGCACTCCAGAGTCCGCCGACCCAAAATCACAACAGCAAAGAAGCTGGTAAAAGGCAAACACTCTGACAG TGAAGCAACCACACAAAAGCACAGGAGTTTAAACTTCACTGCTGGCTCTGGGCAGAGGGCAGCAGTCCAAACTGTGGGGGTAACACAAAGAGCAAAGAAAGGCCTCAGAGCATGCCAGGCCACTCCAGACAAAAACTCTAATGACACACAACAGGAGACTTACAGG gtgataGTGGAAGAGCGGGATCAGGAGAGGGAACGGCGCTGGAAAGCAGAGCAGGCTGTGAAGAAGCTCACAGAGCAGGTGAAGGGACTGCAAACACGGGCTACAGAAGAGAAAGAACTCCAGAGCCTGGCCTTGCACACAACTGATAG GCTGAAAGAGTTGTTGCTGAAGGAGCGTTCAGGGCGGACAGCATTTCAGTCTCGAGTAGAGGAGCTAGAGGAACGATGTGCAAATGCAGCACAACAACTAGAGCAACAGCGCAGCCATGAGGCACAATACAAGGATGCACTGCACAGATTGCAGGAGAGTGTCTCACAACAAGAGGCCCTCAGGGCCACTCAGCAGGTTGAGGAG ATGAAGAGAAAGCAAGAGCTGGAGAACAGATGTGCTGTTCTAAGAAGAGAGGTAGAAATACTTAGAGCCTCTGTGCGGCAGCATAAAGATAAACTACAGCATCTGCAAGAGCTGCTGACCTCAAGAGAGGAAGCACACAG GAAGGAGCTGGCTTCACGGCTCATTCCAGGTAGTGCTGAGTTTCGTGAAGCTGTGACAAAGGAAGTGGAGGCTGTGGAGCAgagacacactcagagacacagtgagatGGAGCAGAAACTGGTTGATGCCCAGCACCAGTATGCCACCCTGGAGGATGAGTTCCGCATGGCTTTAACCATCGAAGCTAATCGTTTCTCTGAG GTGAAAGAGGGCTTTGAACAAGTTTCTGCTGAGCTTGCTGAGGTGAAGATAGCTTTGACCTCGTCTCAGCAGAGAGAGAAGCAGTCAGGCTCTCTAGTGCAGGAGCTCACAGCGATGGTGAAGGAGCAGAAAACCCGCATTGCTGACCTCATCAAAGCCAAACGTGATGCTGTAACAGAATTAAAG GCAAGAGTGCGGACTCTGGAGGCAGGAGCAGAGGATGACAGGCGTCTAAGTGTGCAACTGGAACTTCTGAAGAAGGACAAATCCAGGCTGCTCTCGCAGCTCAGTGCACAGGAGACTGTGATAGAAGGACTTAGAGCAGAGAGAAGGCTCTGGGGACAGGAGCTTGCTCAGCAAG GAGCATCTCTTGCCCAGGACAGAGGTCGCTTGGAAGCCAAAATTGAGGTCCTGACCACTGAGCTGGAGACCCAGAAAAAACAGAATCAGAGAGACAACGACTCACTAAAGATCAAAACGAAGATAGTGGATGATCAGACAGAGACAATCCGCAAGCTAAAAGAG GCAGTGCAGGAAAGGGATGAGCAGCTACGGGCTCTTCACGAGGAGAATCTGCAGGTACAGAGAAAGTTTCAGAAGGAGCTAGAGGATGAGATGGCCTCAGCAGCAGAGCTCCGAGATGCCGTGAACAAACTCAGTCTCAGAAAAGAGGAGCTCAAGCAACAGCTCCTTGACAAGGAGGCTGAGATGGATGAGCTCAAAGATGCCTACAG TGCCTCAAGTCGGAAATGGCAGGATAAAGCAGACCTGCTGACCAAACTGGAGAGCCAGGTGAAGCGTATGAAGGAGGGTTTCGATGCTAAAGAGAAAGCACTACTGGAAGAAAGGGATAAAGCTGTCCGGGGCCACAA GGCAGCGGTTGAGAAACTTCACAATGTGGATGATGCTTTCCGTAGACAGCTGGAGTCCCTGCAAGCTTCCCATCAGGCTGAGCTGCTCCGATTGGCTAATGACAAACAGAAGCAAATAGAACAGGCCAATCAGAGG GTGCTTCAGGTGGAGGAAGAAATGAGGCAGCTCCTGGAAGAAACGGAGAGAAACAAAATGGCAATGGAGGAGAAAATGAGACGCCTCACCAGTGTGCTCAAAGACTTCTAA